The Desulfomicrobium orale DSM 12838 genome includes a window with the following:
- a CDS encoding lipopolysaccharide biosynthesis protein, which produces MLKKIIIAIGTGYALKIVQTLCGLVTVPILIGDKGLGLAGYGQLAVILSLSALMSMLFDGFRLSASKFIGKNKANLYEQVCKALQIFLLLTLLMASFIILLSRPLLLLFGLDNQPAVIIYCIAVYFIFEQLLYVAEQYYHAQLKTFVVNVLNAIEIICRLIFIINIFNGYGGTNLCYLLILLGTHVAKFFLYFMLIFYLNSKKYVYFLRIEEIKIFIKESIPLSLRGIANFLVFRMSIVYANNVLSAEAAAVFSIIFVTLRGYINQIFVNVIRPMVIPVTSGMNFLNMNNDKIFKYNIIISFYEFLIISAIAVIACFSPLWLPYWLGDSFKQYQGVCALAVGVMSAEAAFSLKSLILVSQGFGGKVARYSIFACMLYLLLLYFFKCLNTVFLHWIIMAIIFYILLYNGFSISYLFNKLYRCQWRSFLMILFVTIILSVNYVLFSVEEKAFAILLTTLSSSALILLGLTSIAWSFLRYVPATFGKLVK; this is translated from the coding sequence ATGCTGAAAAAAATAATTATAGCAATTGGGACTGGCTATGCTTTGAAAATAGTGCAAACCCTATGTGGTCTTGTCACTGTCCCCATCCTTATTGGAGATAAGGGGCTTGGCTTGGCCGGATATGGCCAGCTTGCAGTTATTCTATCTCTTTCGGCATTGATGTCGATGCTTTTCGATGGCTTCAGATTGTCTGCTTCTAAATTCATTGGAAAGAATAAAGCAAACCTCTACGAACAAGTATGCAAGGCCTTACAAATATTTCTACTGTTGACACTTTTAATGGCCTCGTTCATTATTTTGTTGTCTCGTCCACTACTCCTCCTCTTTGGTTTAGATAATCAGCCAGCAGTTATCATCTATTGTATAGCTGTGTACTTTATTTTTGAGCAACTGCTATATGTAGCTGAGCAATATTACCATGCCCAACTCAAGACATTTGTAGTTAACGTATTAAATGCTATCGAAATAATATGTCGGCTGATATTCATTATAAATATATTTAATGGATATGGTGGGACAAATTTATGCTACTTATTGATCCTATTGGGGACGCATGTAGCAAAGTTTTTTTTATATTTTATGTTAATTTTTTATTTAAATTCAAAAAAATATGTTTATTTTCTTCGTATTGAGGAGATAAAAATTTTTATTAAAGAGTCTATCCCTTTGTCACTTCGAGGGATAGCGAATTTTTTAGTATTTAGAATGAGTATTGTCTATGCAAATAATGTTCTTTCTGCTGAAGCTGCTGCGGTATTTTCAATTATATTTGTGACTTTGCGTGGGTATATAAATCAAATCTTCGTTAATGTTATTCGCCCAATGGTTATCCCGGTCACATCGGGAATGAATTTTTTGAACATGAATAATGATAAGATTTTTAAATACAATATTATAATTTCTTTTTATGAATTTCTGATTATCTCTGCCATTGCAGTAATTGCTTGTTTTAGTCCATTATGGCTACCCTACTGGCTAGGAGACTCTTTCAAGCAATACCAAGGAGTCTGTGCGCTTGCTGTGGGAGTAATGAGTGCAGAGGCTGCATTTTCTCTCAAAAGCCTCATCCTTGTCTCTCAAGGGTTCGGGGGGAAGGTTGCGAGGTATAGCATCTTCGCCTGCATGCTATACCTCCTTCTACTGTATTTTTTTAAATGTTTAAATACAGTTTTTTTACATTGGATAATTATGGCTATTATTTTTTACATACTGCTCTATAATGGATTTTCTATATCATATCTATTTAACAAGCTTTATAGATGTCAATGGCGCTCATTCTTAATGATTCTTTTTGTTACAATAATTTTATCTGTTAACTACGTTTTGTTTTCGGTAGAAGAAAAGGCATTTGCTATTTTATTAACAACACTCTCGAGCTCGGCACTAATTTTGCTAGGTTTGACATCTATAGCATGGAGTTTTCTTAGATATGTTCCAGCAACATTTGGAAAGCTTGTAAAATGA
- a CDS encoding IS5 family transposase (programmed frameshift) codes for MCYTDISDETWQRLEPVLPLEGSPKGGRPAKDKRTFINAIIWLLRTGAPWRALPGEYGSWNAVYSRFRRWQIKGSWKAVFLALASDPDLEAVMIDGTYIHAHKHSAGAKGGKHRQALGRSRGGFTSKLHAQADALGNPVSFFLTGGECADISVAPQLLEGVRDCTVIADKGYDSEPLVQLLEARGCTVVIPPRSNRKTPRRYDRHLYKERHLVECFFSKIKEYRRVATRYEKLAQTFLSFVYLAASMIWIK; via the exons ATGTGTTATACCGATATTTCCGATGAAACCTGGCAACGGCTTGAGCCCGTTCTGCCGCTTGAGGGTTCGCCCAAAGGCGGCCGTCCGGCCAAAGATAAACGAACATTCATAAATGCAATCATCTGGCTGCTGCGCACCGGGGCTCCCTGGAGGGCCTTGCCGGGAGAGTATGGTTCATGGAATGCCGTGTATTCCCGCTTTCGGCGTTGGCAGATAAAAGGATCCTGGAAAGCAGTCTTTCTCGCTCTGGCGTCTGACCCCGATCTCGAAGCGGTAATGATTGACGGTACGTACATCCATGCCCACAAACATTCGGCTGGCGCAAAAGGGGGCA AGCACAGACAAGCTCTGGGCCGCAGTCGCGGAGGTTTTACCTCCAAGCTGCATGCACAGGCAGACGCGCTCGGCAATCCTGTATCGTTTTTCCTTACAGGAGGTGAATGCGCGGATATCAGTGTTGCACCACAATTACTTGAAGGGGTTCGTGATTGCACTGTCATTGCCGATAAAGGGTATGACAGCGAGCCGTTAGTTCAACTTCTTGAAGCAAGAGGCTGTACCGTAGTTATTCCTCCACGCTCAAATCGTAAAACACCTCGTCGGTATGATCGGCATCTTTATAAGGAACGGCACCTTGTTGAATGCTTTTTCAGTAAAATCAAAGAGTACCGCAGAGTGGCAACACGTTATGAAAAGCTTGCCCAGACTTTTCTTTCTTTCGTTTACCTGGCAGCTTCAATGATTTGGATCAAATAG
- a CDS encoding IS4 family transposase: protein MCGKRNHHNILPHKEILDLSHHNTLFSQTLSLIPRHVFQKLERRHKTGRSSRQFGFKEQFTVMAFIQLAARRSMRDGLRCLEAAGNRLYHWGLKNVARSTFADANNSRPVGFFKDLFAEMYGLCAAKAPKHKFRFKSKLFSLDATTIKLCLSLFPWASFRQAKGGVKVHTLLDHDGHIPAFATVTDAKTHESRIAQAMELPRGSIVVFDKGFISYPWFRILGAKGVFFVTRLKRNAVFKLLERRLVNRKTGVTSDHIIEVSSRGKSLRLRRIGYRDQETGKHYEFLTNHFRLSAKTIADIYKDRWQIELFFKEIKQNLRIKTFVGNSENAVLIQIYTALTVYLLLAYQKFLSRLGLSVQQLFQLIQLNLLGEASLDELLNPRRRKFDNSYNFKLLDYIA, encoded by the coding sequence ATGTGTGGTAAAAGAAATCACCACAACATCTTGCCACACAAGGAGATTCTGGACTTGAGTCACCATAATACACTATTCTCCCAGACGCTATCTCTGATTCCCAGACATGTTTTTCAGAAACTCGAAAGACGGCACAAAACCGGGCGCTCGTCGCGTCAATTCGGTTTCAAGGAGCAGTTCACGGTCATGGCCTTCATCCAGCTTGCCGCAAGACGTTCCATGCGCGATGGCCTGCGCTGCCTTGAGGCTGCGGGAAACCGCCTGTATCACTGGGGACTGAAAAACGTGGCCCGCTCGACCTTTGCTGACGCGAACAATTCTCGCCCCGTAGGCTTTTTCAAGGATCTGTTCGCCGAGATGTACGGCCTGTGCGCCGCAAAAGCCCCGAAGCACAAATTCCGTTTCAAATCCAAATTGTTCAGTCTGGACGCCACCACCATAAAGCTTTGCCTGTCGCTTTTTCCCTGGGCCTCGTTTCGGCAGGCCAAGGGCGGCGTCAAAGTACATACCTTGCTGGATCACGATGGCCATATCCCGGCTTTCGCAACCGTCACCGACGCCAAAACCCATGAAAGCCGCATAGCTCAGGCTATGGAGTTGCCCAGGGGCTCCATCGTGGTCTTTGACAAGGGCTTCATCAGCTATCCCTGGTTTCGGATCCTCGGGGCAAAGGGTGTCTTTTTTGTGACCCGGCTCAAGCGCAACGCCGTTTTCAAACTCCTGGAGCGCCGCCTCGTGAATCGCAAGACCGGCGTTACTTCCGATCACATCATTGAAGTCTCCAGCCGGGGAAAATCCTTACGCTTGCGCCGTATCGGCTATCGTGACCAGGAAACCGGGAAACACTACGAATTTTTGACCAACCATTTCCGGCTTTCGGCGAAAACCATCGCCGACATCTATAAAGACCGCTGGCAAATCGAGCTCTTCTTCAAGGAAATCAAACAAAATTTGCGCATAAAGACCTTCGTCGGCAACTCGGAAAATGCGGTTCTGATCCAGATTTACACGGCCCTGACGGTTTACCTGCTCCTCGCGTACCAGAAATTCCTCAGCCGTCTCGGACTCTCCGTACAGCAACTCTTCCAGCTCATTCAACTCAACCTGCTCGGCGAGGCCTCCTTGGATGAACTCCTGAATCCCAGACGACGAAAATTCGATAATTCATATAACTTCAAACTGTTAGATTACATCGCTTAG
- a CDS encoding ExeA family protein — MYEKFYGLRERPFTIMPNPHYLYMSQKHKLALAHLRYGLSEGTGVVVLTGGIGTGKTTLLRHVLGKIKNVADVALVFNTNVSGDELLRLIIQEFEAGSPGQDKTANLALLNDFLIDRFTHGRRSIVIVDEAQNLSRDALEEVRLLSNLQGTSRPLLQIVLAGQPELRRKLADPTLTQLTQRITSTYHLSALAQEEVKAYICFRLAQAGGNPLLFSDEAMEGIHIASKGVPRLINILCDAALLHGYADGQPSIDQKIVDSVIEEMALVLQSTGSLIPEPSAGLDIPYNTEDRLLSIERRLKVLEEHLAAWSTEAQLVFLELEVMRNQMQEKGEEHIPSANKVEIIVKKGERTQEEILTAQNNKRQLQWINEFKKKIKNALGGYSTKKIS, encoded by the coding sequence ATGTACGAAAAGTTTTACGGGTTGCGGGAACGGCCCTTTACCATCATGCCCAATCCCCACTACTTGTACATGAGTCAGAAGCACAAACTGGCTCTTGCACATCTGAGGTATGGCCTGTCCGAGGGTACCGGGGTGGTGGTTCTGACCGGTGGGATAGGCACCGGAAAAACTACGCTGCTTCGGCATGTGCTGGGAAAGATCAAAAATGTGGCCGATGTGGCTCTGGTTTTCAACACAAATGTTAGCGGCGACGAGTTGCTGCGGCTCATCATCCAGGAGTTTGAGGCTGGCAGCCCCGGCCAGGACAAGACTGCAAACTTGGCCTTGCTCAATGATTTTTTGATCGACCGCTTTACTCATGGCCGTCGGTCCATCGTGATTGTGGACGAAGCGCAGAATCTGTCCCGCGACGCATTGGAGGAAGTGCGGCTCCTTTCCAATCTTCAGGGCACCTCTCGGCCGTTGTTGCAAATCGTACTTGCTGGTCAGCCCGAGCTGCGCAGAAAATTGGCTGATCCCACTCTGACCCAACTGACCCAACGCATTACTTCAACCTACCACCTTTCGGCTTTGGCCCAGGAAGAGGTCAAGGCCTATATTTGCTTCCGTTTGGCGCAAGCTGGCGGAAATCCTCTGCTTTTTTCCGATGAAGCTATGGAAGGCATCCATATCGCTTCTAAAGGGGTGCCTCGTTTGATCAATATTTTATGCGACGCTGCATTGTTGCACGGATATGCGGATGGGCAACCCAGCATCGACCAGAAGATTGTGGACAGTGTGATCGAAGAGATGGCTTTGGTCCTGCAGTCCACAGGTTCTCTTATCCCTGAGCCTTCAGCTGGCCTGGATATCCCCTACAATACGGAGGATCGGCTGCTCTCCATAGAGCGGCGTTTGAAAGTATTGGAGGAACATCTGGCTGCATGGAGTACGGAGGCGCAGTTGGTGTTTCTTGAATTGGAGGTGATGAGGAATCAGATGCAAGAAAAAGGTGAAGAACACATCCCCTCCGCTAACAAGGTGGAAATAATAGTAAAAAAAGGAGAAAGAACACAGGAGGAAATTCTTACTGCGCAAAATAATAAAAGGCAATTACAATGGATAAATGAATTTAAGAAAAAGATAAAAAATGCCTTAGGAGGGTATTCCACTAAAAAAATATCGTGA
- a CDS encoding outer membrane beta-barrel protein gives MRPISFCAWLCAGVLFLTAVSDGLCGTMITPSVKARGTYDDSVLGKGESDLEILLSPALQVVMEGEVASLSLTGRLDAFRYAEHSEYNRDNGHAGAELGYSLSERTRLRMGVSWMRDHTVETEYAESGFVTESVPRNLYSVAPGLTVLVSERDELAVDVSAQAVDYERAAYTDYRTLGSTATWSHALRNELWRVMGQAGVYLYRFDHPGGKTDQLVLTGLAGLSWRATEMLEFQMMGGISQTMSSVNLDRGEDMEDKRLTFSGSLSATWTDEVWKLHVTADRSESPSSYGELITRDRLRAVFGRNLSERLYCSMQAAWYQSKTRGLVQDKDTQTYLLGPVARYRLGEDVTVEGGYQFIREENRVSDKTTDRNKVYLNLSMDFPTDW, from the coding sequence ATGCGTCCGATCTCTTTCTGTGCATGGCTTTGCGCGGGCGTGCTGTTTCTGACCGCCGTGTCCGACGGGCTGTGCGGAACCATGATCACGCCATCCGTCAAAGCCCGCGGAACTTATGACGACAGCGTGCTGGGCAAGGGGGAGTCCGATCTGGAAATATTGCTGTCCCCGGCCTTGCAGGTCGTTATGGAAGGCGAGGTGGCTTCCTTGTCTCTTACTGGCCGGCTGGATGCTTTCCGGTACGCGGAGCACAGCGAATATAACAGGGACAACGGACATGCGGGTGCGGAACTGGGCTATTCGTTGAGCGAACGCACGCGTCTGCGAATGGGAGTATCCTGGATGCGGGACCATACGGTGGAGACGGAGTACGCCGAGTCCGGTTTTGTCACGGAGTCCGTTCCCAGGAATCTTTACAGCGTTGCGCCCGGCCTGACAGTACTGGTCAGTGAACGGGATGAGCTGGCTGTGGACGTCAGTGCGCAGGCCGTGGACTATGAACGGGCCGCGTATACGGACTACCGCACACTGGGCTCGACGGCCACCTGGAGTCATGCTTTGCGAAATGAGCTGTGGCGGGTGATGGGTCAGGCGGGTGTCTATCTCTATCGTTTTGATCATCCCGGGGGGAAAACGGATCAGCTGGTGCTGACCGGTTTGGCCGGCCTGTCCTGGAGAGCCACGGAAATGCTGGAGTTCCAGATGATGGGCGGAATCAGTCAGACCATGTCGTCTGTGAATTTGGACCGGGGTGAAGACATGGAGGACAAGCGGCTGACTTTTTCCGGTTCCCTCTCGGCCACCTGGACGGATGAAGTATGGAAGTTGCATGTGACTGCGGACAGATCCGAGTCCCCATCAAGCTATGGCGAGCTCATCACCCGTGACAGACTGCGTGCTGTTTTTGGCAGAAATCTGTCGGAGCGGCTTTATTGTAGCATGCAGGCGGCGTGGTATCAATCAAAAACCAGAGGCTTGGTACAGGACAAGGATACACAGACGTATCTTTTGGGGCCCGTTGCGCGGTATCGCCTGGGCGAAGATGTCACAGTGGAAGGTGGATACCAGTTCATCCGGGAAGAGAACAGGGTTTCCGATAAGACGACAGATCGCAACAAGGTGTATCTGAATCTATCCATGGATTTTCCCACTGACTGGTAA
- a CDS encoding polysaccharide biosynthesis/export family protein: MRLLFVHLTVAFFVLAASAAVAQEARFALNSGDVLELSVWGDENLTRQVLVRPDGRISFPLVGDIQAAGLSVDELRSVLEEKMDEYIHGAPVTVMLVEPRGFRVSVLGKVQKSGVFPMDGPMYVLQALSMAGGLTPFASSGSIRIVRVDGEGKQRFLPFDYDRVASGKSLEQNILLEPGDVVLVP; this comes from the coding sequence ATGCGTCTTTTATTCGTCCACCTGACTGTTGCCTTTTTTGTTTTGGCCGCCTCCGCGGCAGTCGCTCAGGAAGCACGTTTTGCTCTGAACAGCGGGGATGTGCTCGAACTCTCCGTCTGGGGAGACGAGAATCTGACCCGTCAGGTGCTCGTCCGGCCTGACGGCAGAATTTCTTTCCCTCTGGTTGGTGACATCCAGGCCGCAGGGCTTTCCGTCGATGAATTGCGGAGTGTTCTGGAAGAGAAAATGGACGAATACATTCATGGCGCGCCTGTGACTGTCATGCTGGTCGAGCCCCGGGGTTTCAGGGTTTCCGTACTCGGCAAGGTCCAGAAATCAGGCGTTTTTCCCATGGATGGCCCCATGTACGTATTGCAGGCGCTGTCCATGGCCGGAGGTCTGACCCCCTTCGCTTCTTCCGGGTCGATACGGATTGTCCGCGTTGACGGAGAGGGAAAACAGCGTTTCCTGCCTTTTGACTACGACAGGGTGGCGAGCGGGAAGAGTCTGGAGCAGAATATTCTGCTGGAGCCCGGCGATGTCGTCCTTGTTCCCTGA
- a CDS encoding sigma-54-dependent transcriptional regulator, with the protein MKNHRCAYFPSIEAALENLKSNAYDVIALDIDLALDLSTSIQELAKSRNNPHILGVAGACTPEKMEQALRAGLWDVLCAPFAFEDLEQAINRCLHHRDAKKGAKRRDHIKRDAILGTNSCLNQCLENIATVARSNVSVLLLGETGTGKELFAGAIHANSARSSQNFIVVDCTNIPKTLAESLLFGHERGSFTGAADSRDGLFRQADGGTIFLDEIGDLDIEIQKSLLRVLQNRKFRPLSSKKEISSDFRLVAATNKDLESMIEEGTFRKDLYHRLCASVIHLPPLRERKEDIQPIANFHVRQICLELQCPEKEISYELHHALTLYDWPGNVRELINALYATVHNAIVENRLYPQHLPMDIRTQVLLKRRNKHVSVMRPYMPNPLPAHGDAFNSDDSEPVPEDSPIASGVSSPDTPPDHANAWRTPPFPQTFMPNPEDELPPLRTVREFAIHQMEAAYLEQLITRSQGDFRRAMDISGLSRARLYDLLNKHQLSIGRPGGRTRGK; encoded by the coding sequence ATGAAAAACCATCGGTGCGCTTATTTCCCGTCAATTGAAGCGGCTCTGGAAAACCTCAAGAGCAACGCATACGATGTCATTGCTCTCGATATCGATCTGGCCCTCGATCTGAGCACCTCTATCCAGGAACTGGCCAAGTCCAGAAACAACCCGCACATTCTGGGCGTTGCCGGTGCCTGCACTCCGGAAAAAATGGAGCAGGCCCTGCGCGCCGGCCTGTGGGATGTCCTGTGTGCTCCCTTCGCCTTCGAAGATCTGGAGCAGGCCATCAACCGCTGTCTGCATCATCGGGACGCCAAAAAAGGAGCAAAGCGCCGCGACCATATCAAGCGGGATGCCATTCTGGGCACAAATTCATGCCTCAACCAGTGTCTGGAGAATATCGCCACCGTGGCGCGCAGCAATGTGAGCGTGCTCCTCCTGGGTGAAACCGGGACGGGGAAGGAGCTTTTCGCCGGCGCCATTCACGCGAACAGCGCCCGGTCGTCACAAAATTTCATCGTGGTCGACTGCACGAACATCCCCAAAACCCTGGCGGAGAGCCTCCTCTTCGGTCATGAACGCGGCTCTTTCACCGGCGCTGCGGATTCGCGAGACGGTCTGTTCAGGCAAGCCGACGGAGGGACGATCTTTCTGGACGAAATCGGCGACCTGGACATCGAAATTCAGAAGTCGCTTCTGCGGGTTCTGCAGAACCGCAAATTCCGTCCGCTCAGCTCAAAAAAGGAAATCAGCAGCGACTTCCGGCTGGTCGCCGCCACCAACAAAGACCTGGAATCCATGATCGAGGAAGGCACCTTCCGGAAGGATCTCTACCATCGCCTCTGCGCCAGCGTCATCCATCTGCCTCCCCTGCGCGAACGCAAGGAGGACATTCAGCCCATCGCAAACTTTCATGTCCGTCAGATTTGCCTCGAGCTGCAGTGTCCGGAAAAAGAAATTTCCTACGAGCTCCACCACGCCCTGACTCTCTACGACTGGCCGGGGAATGTGCGGGAGCTGATCAACGCCCTTTACGCCACGGTCCACAACGCCATCGTGGAAAACCGGCTCTATCCCCAGCACCTGCCCATGGATATCCGCACCCAGGTTCTTCTCAAGCGCCGGAACAAGCATGTTTCCGTCATGCGACCCTACATGCCCAATCCGCTGCCGGCGCATGGCGATGCATTCAATTCCGACGATTCAGAGCCGGTCCCGGAAGACTCGCCCATCGCGTCCGGTGTATCTTCACCGGACACACCGCCGGATCACGCAAACGCCTGGAGAACTCCACCGTTTCCACAGACATTCATGCCCAACCCGGAGGATGAGCTCCCCCCGCTGCGGACAGTCCGAGAATTTGCCATACACCAAATGGAAGCCGCGTACCTCGAGCAGCTCATTACCCGCAGCCAGGGAGATTTCCGCCGGGCGATGGATATCTCCGGACTTTCCAGAGCGAGGCTGTACGACCTGCTGAACAAGCATCAGTTATCCATCGGCAGACCCGGCGGCCGCACTCGCGGCAAATAG
- a CDS encoding radical SAM protein: MSGVHEMGAAPRLYYGRAVPELKEWGGRLPVALVYPGRMDHALSTLGWQVVYRLLAPRGELAVERFFWEPASPRPRSADSGRDLGLFPLVLFSLNFEGDFPSVLSMLRSASVPIRASDRAQWPLVLAGGPIAFLNPFPLLPALDGIFVGEAEAGLDAVCRTLAAKWMSGAEKDAALESVARMPGVFIPGRSREPARRRIAWTAHTDLPEPGYSCFVSSEAQFRDMLLLEVNRGCPYGCRFCAAGSIYKPPRHAHMARLQRIVEECSPHKVGLVGTALTDWPDLLPFLRWLAERKVKFSLSSLRADGLTEELLGFLRHTGTRSVTLALEGASRRLRAAMNKNFSEGAFLKAVERISRMQFNTLKVYMITGWPGESEKDWTELDGFLGRVDEARNLGRGGRNKGVELVSLSVSCLVPKPWTPLQWAAMRDEAWLKRAMKRIKKIVSGYRGMRFSGENPAQARVQALLARGGEELFPFLEEAADIGLSAALRENGASADSILGREAGRDDIFPWERLNVGVSRKFLYSEWVKYRHALATPPCPEAGCGVCGLCGMHSFLDQERN; this comes from the coding sequence GTGTCTGGGGTGCATGAGATGGGGGCGGCTCCGCGCCTGTACTACGGGCGCGCCGTTCCCGAACTGAAAGAATGGGGCGGACGCCTGCCCGTGGCTCTGGTCTATCCCGGCCGGATGGACCACGCCCTGTCCACTCTGGGCTGGCAGGTGGTGTACCGTCTCCTCGCGCCGCGCGGGGAATTGGCAGTAGAGCGCTTTTTTTGGGAACCCGCTTCCCCGAGGCCCAGGTCCGCTGACTCCGGGCGCGATCTGGGCCTTTTCCCCCTCGTTCTGTTCAGCCTGAACTTTGAGGGGGATTTCCCTTCCGTTCTGAGCATGTTGCGGTCCGCCTCCGTGCCCATCCGGGCCTCGGACCGCGCACAATGGCCGTTGGTACTGGCCGGCGGCCCCATCGCTTTTTTGAATCCCTTTCCTCTGTTGCCCGCTTTGGACGGCATTTTCGTCGGTGAGGCCGAGGCTGGCCTGGATGCGGTCTGCCGCACTCTGGCCGCCAAATGGATGAGCGGTGCGGAAAAAGACGCCGCATTGGAGAGCGTAGCCCGGATGCCCGGCGTTTTCATACCCGGAAGAAGCCGGGAGCCTGCCCGCCGCCGGATAGCCTGGACCGCACACACCGACTTGCCGGAGCCCGGCTATTCCTGTTTCGTGAGTTCCGAGGCCCAGTTCCGGGACATGCTGTTGCTGGAGGTAAACCGGGGATGCCCTTACGGGTGCCGCTTTTGTGCGGCGGGCAGCATCTACAAGCCGCCCCGCCACGCCCACATGGCGCGCCTGCAACGCATTGTGGAGGAATGCTCTCCGCACAAGGTCGGTCTGGTGGGCACGGCCCTGACGGATTGGCCCGATCTGCTGCCTTTTCTGCGCTGGCTTGCCGAACGCAAAGTGAAATTCTCCCTGTCTTCCCTGCGGGCCGACGGATTGACCGAGGAGCTGCTCGGCTTCCTGCGTCACACAGGTACCCGTTCTGTGACGCTGGCCCTGGAAGGAGCCAGTCGCAGACTGCGCGCGGCCATGAACAAGAATTTCTCCGAGGGCGCTTTTCTGAAAGCGGTGGAGCGGATCAGCCGGATGCAGTTCAATACCCTTAAAGTCTACATGATCACGGGCTGGCCCGGTGAATCCGAAAAAGACTGGACGGAGTTGGACGGCTTTCTGGGACGTGTGGATGAGGCCAGAAATCTGGGCAGGGGCGGCAGAAACAAGGGTGTGGAGCTTGTTTCCCTGTCCGTGAGCTGTCTGGTCCCCAAACCCTGGACTCCCCTGCAATGGGCGGCCATGCGCGACGAGGCTTGGCTTAAACGGGCCATGAAGAGAATCAAGAAAATTGTTTCCGGCTACAGGGGGATGCGTTTTTCCGGCGAGAATCCGGCTCAGGCCAGAGTGCAGGCCCTGCTGGCCAGGGGCGGGGAGGAACTTTTTCCTTTTTTGGAGGAAGCTGCGGATATCGGCCTGTCCGCCGCATTGCGTGAAAACGGGGCGTCGGCGGACTCCATACTCGGGCGGGAAGCCGGGAGAGATGATATCTTTCCCTGGGAGCGCCTTAACGTGGGCGTGTCCAGAAAGTTCCTCTACTCCGAGTGGGTCAAGTATCGTCACGCCCTGGCCACTCCGCCCTGTCCGGAGGCCGGGTGTGGCGTGTGCGGCCTGTGTGGCATGCATTCCTTCCTGGATCAGGAGCGGAATTGA
- the ftsZ gene encoding cell division protein FtsZ — protein sequence MDFLEMEPQDSALIKVVGVGGGGGNAVNNMIKGALQGVTFITANTDMQALKRSGAEYKIQLGDKLTKGLGAGGNPDMGRDAALESHTQIRDVLGDCDMVFVAAGMGGGTGTGAAPVIAQVAKDMGALTVAVVTKPFHFEGKRRLQQAERGIKELREIVDSIITIPNDRLLTLAAKKASFVDMLARADEVLFHAVKGISDLIMVPGLINLDFADVKAAMGEMGLAMMGTGVASGEGRAREAAMKAITSPLLEDVTIDGAKGVLLNITCGPDLSLEEVSEASDIIHNAAHEDANIYFGAVFDPECTDEIRITVVATGIQGNAVREQSGKVTSLSSGKSASRQEAVIPGLRPRRKFVLSENTDYNVPTYYRNAKNNAAQEDPQPDFRARAANSGDDAEFLFDEEEFEIPSFIRMQAD from the coding sequence ATGGACTTTCTGGAAATGGAACCTCAGGACAGCGCGCTGATCAAGGTGGTCGGCGTGGGTGGCGGCGGCGGCAACGCGGTCAACAACATGATCAAGGGCGCCTTGCAGGGTGTGACCTTCATCACCGCCAACACGGACATGCAGGCCCTGAAACGCTCCGGAGCCGAATACAAGATTCAGCTCGGTGACAAACTGACCAAGGGGCTGGGCGCGGGCGGCAACCCGGACATGGGCCGGGACGCGGCTCTGGAGAGCCACACCCAGATCAGGGATGTGCTGGGGGACTGCGACATGGTCTTCGTCGCCGCGGGCATGGGCGGCGGAACGGGTACCGGCGCGGCTCCGGTCATCGCCCAGGTGGCCAAGGACATGGGCGCCCTGACCGTGGCCGTGGTGACCAAGCCTTTCCACTTCGAGGGCAAGCGCCGCCTGCAGCAGGCCGAGCGCGGCATCAAGGAACTGCGCGAAATTGTGGACAGCATCATCACCATCCCCAACGACCGCCTGCTGACCCTGGCGGCCAAGAAGGCATCCTTCGTGGACATGCTGGCCCGGGCCGATGAGGTGCTCTTTCATGCGGTGAAGGGTATTTCCGATCTGATCATGGTGCCCGGCCTCATCAATCTGGACTTTGCCGACGTCAAGGCCGCCATGGGCGAGATGGGTCTGGCCATGATGGGCACGGGCGTGGCTTCCGGCGAAGGCCGGGCCCGCGAGGCGGCCATGAAGGCCATCACCAGCCCGTTGCTGGAAGATGTGACCATCGACGGAGCCAAGGGCGTGCTGCTGAACATCACCTGCGGGCCGGATCTGAGTCTGGAGGAAGTGTCTGAGGCGTCCGACATCATCCACAATGCCGCCCACGAAGATGCGAACATCTACTTCGGCGCGGTGTTCGATCCGGAGTGCACGGATGAAATCCGCATCACTGTCGTGGCCACGGGCATTCAGGGCAACGCTGTGCGTGAACAGAGCGGCAAGGTGACGTCGCTTTCCTCCGGCAAGAGCGCGTCCCGGCAGGAAGCGGTCATTCCGGGTCTGCGCCCGCGCAGAAAATTCGTCCTGAGCGAAAACACGGACTACAACGTCCCGACGTACTACCGGAACGCGAAAAACAACGCGGCCCAAGAGGATCCTCAGCCGGACTTTCGCGCCCGCGCCGCCAACAGCGGGGATGACGCGGAATTTCTGTTCGACGAGGAGGAATTCGAAATTCCGTCCTTCATCAGAATGCAGGCCGATTAG